A window of the Flavobacterium sangjuense genome harbors these coding sequences:
- a CDS encoding sigma-54 interaction domain-containing protein, which yields METVQSIKQRFEIIGNDPKLNRAIEKAIQVAPTDISVLVVGESGVGKESIPRIIHSLSHRKHGKYIAVNCGAIPEGTIDSELFGHEKGSFTGANAERQGYFEVADGGTIFLDEVGELPLSTQVRLLRVLENGEFLKVGSSKVQKTNVRIVAATNVNLFEAIEKGKFREDLYYRLSTVDIPLPPLRDRKDDIHLLFRKFAADFAHKYKMPPIKLSDEAIQFLQKYRWSGNIRQLRNFAEQLSVLETNRDISLATIQSYLPVEGSNLPSVIGGKKSENDFSTERDILYKVLFDMKSDLHDLKKLTLELMQNGSSKVQEMNKNLIQKVFGQKEESVSNFTDEPRLNSISSQNEVEQEEFDDDDDTNYLMAETIDEEEVLKLEQKEIELIKKSLDRHKGKRKAAADELGISERTLYRKIKQYDL from the coding sequence ATGGAAACCGTTCAAAGCATAAAACAACGATTTGAGATTATTGGGAACGACCCAAAACTGAATCGTGCCATAGAAAAAGCCATACAGGTTGCTCCTACTGATATTTCGGTATTGGTTGTGGGTGAAAGTGGTGTCGGTAAAGAAAGTATTCCTCGAATTATTCATTCGCTTTCGCACAGAAAACACGGAAAATATATAGCAGTAAACTGTGGTGCTATTCCGGAAGGAACCATTGACAGTGAGCTTTTTGGACATGAAAAAGGTTCGTTTACCGGAGCCAACGCCGAACGTCAAGGTTATTTTGAAGTGGCTGATGGCGGAACAATTTTCCTGGATGAAGTAGGCGAATTGCCCTTGTCAACACAGGTGCGTTTACTTCGTGTTTTGGAAAACGGCGAATTCCTAAAAGTGGGTTCATCAAAAGTCCAAAAAACCAATGTTCGTATCGTTGCAGCTACTAATGTGAATTTATTTGAAGCGATTGAAAAAGGAAAATTCCGTGAAGATTTATACTATCGTTTGAGCACTGTTGACATCCCTTTGCCGCCATTGCGTGACCGAAAAGATGATATTCATTTATTGTTTCGAAAATTTGCTGCCGATTTTGCGCATAAATATAAAATGCCGCCCATTAAATTGAGTGATGAAGCTATCCAATTTTTGCAAAAATACCGCTGGAGCGGAAACATCCGTCAGCTTAGAAATTTTGCCGAACAGCTTTCGGTTTTGGAAACCAATCGCGATATTTCATTGGCAACTATACAATCGTATTTACCGGTTGAAGGTAGTAATTTGCCTTCGGTTATTGGCGGAAAAAAATCGGAAAATGATTTTTCTACCGAAAGAGATATTTTATACAAAGTCCTTTTTGACATGAAAAGCGATTTGCATGATTTGAAAAAGCTGACTCTAGAATTAATGCAAAACGGAAGTTCCAAAGTGCAGGAAATGAATAAGAACTTGATTCAGAAGGTTTTTGGCCAAAAAGAGGAAAGTGTTTCTAACTTTACGGATGAACCGAGATTGAATTCCATTTCTTCACAGAATGAAGTAGAACAAGAAGAATTTGACGATGACGATGATACTAATTACCTAATGGCAGAAACCATTGATGAGGAAGAAGTATTGAAATTAGAACAAAAAGAAATTGAACTTATCAAGAAGTCTTTGGACCGTCATAAAGGCAAAAGAAAAGCCGCTGCAGATGAATTAGGCATCTCTGAAAGAACACTTTATCGAAAAATTAAGCAGTACGACCTATAA